In Lacibacter sp. H375, one DNA window encodes the following:
- a CDS encoding MotA/TolQ/ExbB proton channel family protein, which produces MAETKPTAAKAATSGQAKQSSNVISWVAPIVCIIAGYLIWRFILGNASGFKEPDTSGAWFWPKHHTPIGEMNKIYEGGIIVPFLIGLFLMVIVFSIERYLTIRKAMGAGNATDFIRKVQYHLANKNIDAAIAECDKQKGSVGNVMKAGLKKYREMTGETVMDHEQKIQAIQKEVEEATALELPMLSKNLVFLSTITSLGTLIALLGTVLGMIRSFSALGAAGGGGDATALAIGISEALYNTALGIATSSFALIMYNVFTTKIDAITYGIDETSFTLTQSFATQYK; this is translated from the coding sequence ATGGCTGAAACTAAACCAACGGCAGCAAAGGCTGCAACTTCAGGTCAAGCAAAGCAGAGCAGCAACGTTATCTCTTGGGTAGCGCCAATCGTTTGTATCATTGCCGGTTATTTAATCTGGCGTTTCATCTTAGGTAACGCAAGCGGGTTTAAAGAGCCTGATACTTCAGGTGCTTGGTTCTGGCCAAAACATCACACACCAATTGGCGAGATGAACAAGATCTATGAAGGTGGTATCATCGTTCCTTTTCTGATTGGCTTGTTTTTAATGGTAATTGTATTCTCTATTGAGCGTTACCTCACAATCCGCAAAGCAATGGGTGCTGGAAATGCAACTGATTTTATCCGTAAAGTTCAGTATCACCTCGCAAACAAGAATATTGACGCTGCAATTGCAGAGTGCGATAAGCAAAAAGGTTCTGTTGGTAATGTTATGAAAGCGGGTTTGAAAAAATACCGTGAAATGACAGGGGAGACAGTAATGGATCATGAACAGAAAATCCAGGCTATTCAAAAAGAAGTAGAAGAAGCAACTGCGTTAGAATTACCGATGCTTTCTAAAAACCTCGTATTCTTATCAACTATTACTTCACTGGGTACATTGATCGCCCTGTTAGGTACTGTATTAGGTATGATCCGCTCATTCAGTGCCTTAGGTGCTGCTGGTGGTGGCGGCGATGCAACTGCCTTGGCGATTGGTATCTCTGAAGCCTTGTATAACACAGCTTTGGGTATTGCTACATCATCATTTGCATTGATCATGTACAACGTATTTACAACAAAGATCGATGCTATCACTTATGGCATCGATGAAACTAGCTTTACATTAACTCAAAGTTTTGCAACTCAGTACAAGTAA
- a CDS encoding ExbD/TolR family protein — MGADVSAPDSGGHKKGPGVKKQARKDTKVDMTPMVDLGFLLITFFIFTTTMSTPKAFKLNVPDDSAKEEEQNQAKASGAFTVLLGKENHIYYYEGQLAEDGSNFKSSNFKDIRAELLRKKANTPEKDLVIIIKPNDNSVYKNVVDMLDEMQITDIKRYAIVDIFPVEVDLINLTEGTAPAAPPAGGK, encoded by the coding sequence ATGGGAGCAGATGTATCAGCACCGGATAGTGGGGGGCATAAGAAAGGCCCCGGGGTCAAGAAACAAGCCCGTAAAGATACCAAGGTGGATATGACGCCGATGGTGGATCTGGGGTTCCTGTTAATTACCTTTTTTATCTTTACTACAACAATGAGCACGCCTAAGGCCTTTAAGCTCAATGTTCCGGATGATAGTGCTAAAGAGGAGGAACAAAATCAGGCGAAAGCGTCAGGTGCGTTTACTGTGTTGTTAGGTAAGGAGAATCACATTTATTATTATGAAGGACAATTGGCCGAGGACGGATCCAATTTCAAGTCTTCTAATTTTAAAGATATTAGAGCCGAATTACTCAGGAAAAAGGCAAATACGCCTGAAAAAGATCTTGTAATCATTATTAAGCCAAACGACAATTCTGTTTATAAGAATGTAGTGGATATGCTTGATGAAATGCAGATCACTGACATTAAGCGATATGCGATTGTTGACATTTTTCCAGTTGAAGTAGACTTAATCAACCTTACAGAAGGAACTGCTCCTGCTGCTCCTCCTGCCGGTGGAAAATAG
- a CDS encoding ExbD/TolR family protein produces MSKLNKIAKKSTWVDMTAFVDLSFLILTFFMLATKFKPPEVLKIQNPHSVSSINQPEKDVFKVSFDKDGKVFISFSPDKEGKEKAQLTAEVLNRQKGLGLTPAEISNFVNFSVGGIGVPVTQLKSFLALNDAQYKEFSQPGIPVKDTLNNQLNDYLNALITGTGGRKPENVMLNGDNGTEYPYFKNVLAAFKKNGIFSFKLITALEGVPSGTPLYKKQREGK; encoded by the coding sequence ATGTCTAAACTTAATAAAATTGCCAAAAAAAGTACTTGGGTGGATATGACAGCCTTCGTGGATCTGTCGTTTCTGATCCTTACTTTCTTTATGCTGGCAACAAAATTTAAGCCACCTGAGGTGCTGAAAATTCAAAACCCTCACTCAGTATCTTCGATTAATCAACCGGAGAAAGATGTGTTTAAGGTTTCGTTTGATAAAGACGGCAAAGTGTTTATCAGCTTCAGTCCTGATAAGGAAGGCAAGGAAAAAGCGCAGCTCACTGCGGAAGTGTTAAACCGCCAGAAAGGGTTAGGTCTCACTCCTGCGGAAATTTCAAACTTTGTAAATTTCTCAGTTGGCGGTATTGGAGTGCCTGTAACACAATTGAAAAGTTTCCTGGCGCTTAATGATGCTCAGTATAAAGAGTTTTCTCAACCTGGTATTCCTGTTAAAGACACGTTGAACAATCAGTTAAATGATTATTTAAACGCTTTAATTACAGGTACAGGTGGACGCAAGCCAGAAAACGTGATGTTGAATGGAGATAATGGAACAGAGTATCCTTATTTTAAGAATGTACTTGCTGCATTTAAAAAGAACGGTATTTTTTCCTTTAAGCTTATTACAGCATTAGAAGGTGTGCCAAGCGGAACGCCTCTTTATAAAAAGCAGAGAGAAGGTAAGTAA
- a CDS encoding energy transducer TonB produces the protein MEVNKILSADFLDILFDERNKEYGAYELRKNYQKRLTTALLVTAGAALLIFLMVIVGRSVGDSEKSKVKVQDVTLAEIKPEEQQKIEPPPPPPPKQEPPKIEITKFTPPKIVEDEKFDEKQEVKEVEEITNVGKIDQEGIKDPEIVNPPKVEEETKVVEAPKEDPNQVFTKVEVEAQFPGGEGKWNQYVQREVEKNIDDLVDDGQAGTCEVQFIVDKEGNVSNVEALSMKGSKLAEVAVNAIKRGPKWIPAIQNGRQVKAWRRQKITFRLPDEQP, from the coding sequence ATGGAAGTAAATAAAATATTAAGTGCCGATTTTCTTGATATCCTTTTCGACGAAAGGAACAAGGAATATGGTGCTTATGAACTCCGCAAAAACTACCAGAAGAGGTTAACTACCGCTCTGTTAGTAACAGCTGGCGCAGCTTTGCTGATTTTCCTGATGGTAATCGTAGGTCGTAGCGTTGGCGACAGTGAAAAGAGCAAAGTAAAAGTGCAGGACGTTACACTTGCGGAAATTAAGCCGGAAGAGCAGCAAAAAATTGAGCCGCCTCCACCGCCTCCTCCAAAACAGGAGCCACCAAAAATTGAGATCACTAAGTTTACGCCTCCTAAAATTGTAGAAGACGAAAAATTTGATGAGAAGCAAGAAGTGAAAGAAGTGGAAGAAATTACCAACGTAGGTAAAATTGACCAGGAAGGTATCAAGGATCCAGAAATTGTGAATCCTCCAAAAGTGGAAGAAGAAACAAAAGTAGTGGAAGCTCCAAAAGAAGATCCTAACCAGGTATTTACTAAAGTGGAAGTTGAAGCCCAGTTCCCCGGTGGTGAAGGAAAATGGAATCAATATGTACAACGTGAAGTAGAAAAAAACATCGACGATTTGGTTGATGATGGTCAAGCTGGTACATGTGAAGTTCAGTTCATCGTGGATAAAGAAGGTAACGTAAGTAACGTGGAAGCATTATCAATGAAAGGTTCTAAATTAGCAGAAGTAGCGGTAAACGCTATCAAGCGTGGACCTAAATGGATACCAGCTATTCAAAACGGCCGCCAGGTAAAAGCATGGCGTCGTCAAAAGATTACGTTCCGTCTTCCAGACGAACAACCTTAA
- the mnmE gene encoding tRNA uridine-5-carboxymethylaminomethyl(34) synthesis GTPase MnmE → MLGKLSGWDDTIVALATPNGVGAIGVIRLSGPKTIDIVNQLFPSKDLSKQSSHTIHVGFLKDGEKVLDEVVVSLFKNPKSYTGEDVIEISCHGSPYIQEQVINTIIKHGARLAKPGEFTQRAFLKGKLDLTQAEAVADLIASNTEASQKTALHNIRGGFSTVLKELREQLITFSALIELELDFSQEDVEFADRTKFYELIYRSQKVTTDLLQSFQLGNVIKNGVSVAIVGKPNAGKSTLLNTLLNENRAIVSEIAGTTRDTIEEVININGILFRLIDTAGIRKSNDAIEVIGVEKSMEKMQQADLVLYLFDVNTESKADLETALLQVQEQNKSYLLIGNKVDILGEDAAQQKYPGDGVYFIAAKSNKHIDVLKERLVDKVVQGTIQTESTIVTNARHYTALQEVEKSLNDIKAGLDNQLPGDLLALDIRRCLHFLGEITGEITNEDRLDYIFSKFCIGK, encoded by the coding sequence ATGCTCGGAAAATTATCTGGTTGGGACGATACAATTGTTGCGCTTGCAACACCAAATGGTGTAGGTGCCATTGGGGTTATCCGTTTAAGCGGACCAAAGACGATTGATATCGTTAATCAATTGTTTCCTTCAAAAGATCTTTCAAAACAATCTTCACATACCATTCATGTAGGTTTTTTGAAAGATGGAGAAAAAGTACTCGATGAGGTAGTTGTTTCGCTGTTTAAAAATCCTAAGAGTTACACAGGTGAAGATGTGATTGAAATTTCCTGTCATGGTTCTCCGTATATCCAGGAGCAGGTGATCAATACAATTATAAAGCATGGTGCTCGTTTAGCAAAGCCCGGTGAATTTACACAGCGTGCTTTCTTAAAAGGCAAACTTGATCTTACACAAGCAGAAGCAGTAGCCGATCTAATTGCCAGCAATACTGAAGCATCACAAAAAACAGCTCTGCATAATATACGTGGTGGGTTTTCAACTGTATTAAAAGAGTTGAGAGAGCAACTGATCACTTTTTCCGCATTGATTGAGCTGGAACTTGATTTTTCGCAGGAAGATGTTGAGTTTGCCGATCGTACAAAATTTTATGAACTCATTTATCGCTCACAGAAAGTAACAACTGATCTGTTACAATCTTTTCAATTAGGTAATGTGATCAAGAATGGGGTAAGTGTTGCGATTGTAGGCAAACCCAATGCAGGCAAATCAACATTGCTAAATACATTGTTGAATGAAAACCGTGCAATTGTGAGTGAGATTGCAGGGACTACCCGAGATACAATTGAGGAAGTGATCAACATAAATGGTATTCTTTTTCGTTTGATCGATACAGCAGGTATACGCAAGAGTAATGATGCCATTGAAGTGATAGGTGTAGAAAAAAGCATGGAAAAAATGCAGCAGGCTGATCTTGTGCTTTATCTCTTCGATGTAAATACAGAATCAAAAGCCGACCTGGAAACTGCTTTGCTGCAAGTTCAGGAACAAAACAAAAGCTATTTACTCATCGGTAATAAGGTTGATATACTTGGTGAAGATGCAGCACAACAAAAATATCCTGGTGATGGTGTTTACTTTATTGCCGCTAAATCAAACAAACATATTGATGTATTGAAAGAGCGCCTGGTTGATAAAGTGGTGCAGGGAACCATACAAACCGAAAGCACCATTGTTACCAATGCACGGCATTATACAGCTTTGCAGGAAGTAGAAAAATCATTGAACGATATTAAAGCAGGATTAGATAATCAATTACCAGGTGATCTGCTGGCATTGGATATTCGACGTTGTCTGCATTTTCTTGGTGAGATTACAGGTGAGATCACAAATGAAGACCGGTTGGATTATATCTTTAGTAAGTTTTGTATCGGCAAATAA
- a CDS encoding ExbD/TolR family protein — protein sequence MDAINQANKRSLNIDFAPMVDLGFLLITFFIFTTKLTEAKAFQLHVPDDTPVKTPVNTPESSTITLQLKGNGVVDYYEGFEQTPLQKGTLTLYAQNSLRTHLIDKRNRIFQKLGTDSNYVVLIEPTTKTSYKEVIDVLDEMQILAIGKYVLLDSKQ from the coding sequence ATGGATGCAATTAATCAAGCCAACAAAAGATCACTCAACATTGATTTCGCTCCAATGGTTGATCTAGGATTTCTGCTCATCACCTTTTTTATATTTACGACAAAACTTACAGAAGCAAAAGCATTTCAATTGCATGTACCAGACGACACACCGGTTAAAACCCCTGTGAACACGCCAGAATCTTCAACTATCACTTTGCAACTGAAGGGAAATGGTGTGGTTGACTATTATGAAGGGTTCGAGCAAACGCCCTTACAAAAAGGAACACTTACTCTGTATGCACAAAATTCTTTACGAACTCATTTAATTGACAAACGCAACCGTATTTTTCAAAAACTTGGCACGGATTCAAACTATGTTGTTCTTATTGAGCCAACCACGAAAACCTCCTACAAGGAAGTGATTGATGTGCTGGATGAAATGCAAATCCTTGCTATTGGCAAATACGTTTTGCTCGACAGCAAGCAGTAA
- a CDS encoding ABC transporter permease, translating into MTFSDILSLAWRTIRSNKLRTGITVSIIAFGIMALIGIITAIEAMNQSLYENFSILGANSFSIRFKERNIRFGGGPRSDLTKTKKGGNKQRNSNLDRFITFEEARRFKDQFTFPATVSISKFASGNATVLYENEKTNPNVRVIGGDENYLLNSGYTLEHGRDFNKLDVETGRNVVIIGSDLVRKLFKGKGSYAVGKLIRIGSNRYRIIGVMKERGASSFLSLDNLALVSYNNVRRVFNSGGSYNITIRANDFKQMDAAVGEATGVFRQARKLNIKEADNFYIDRSDSIVETLKNTLRFVKYAAYIIGAITLLGAAIGLTNIMLVAVSERTREIGLAKSIGAKGASIRTQFLWESILISLLGAFFGIVLGILVGNLAAIFFKTGFIVPWGWAALGAIICFFTGLLAGLYPASKASKLDPITALRYE; encoded by the coding sequence ATGACATTCTCCGACATCTTATCATTGGCGTGGCGCACCATACGTTCCAATAAATTACGTACCGGCATTACTGTATCCATCATTGCATTCGGTATTATGGCGCTTATTGGCATTATTACGGCCATTGAAGCAATGAACCAGAGTTTGTATGAGAACTTCTCTATACTTGGTGCTAATTCGTTCAGCATACGTTTTAAAGAGCGGAATATTCGTTTTGGCGGTGGGCCAAGAAGCGATCTTACCAAAACCAAGAAAGGCGGCAACAAACAACGCAACTCAAACCTCGACCGGTTTATAACTTTTGAAGAAGCACGCCGATTTAAAGATCAGTTTACATTTCCTGCAACAGTCAGTATTTCAAAGTTCGCCAGTGGCAATGCAACTGTTTTGTACGAAAACGAGAAAACTAATCCGAATGTTAGAGTTATAGGTGGCGATGAAAACTATTTACTCAATAGTGGTTACACATTAGAACATGGTCGTGATTTTAATAAACTGGATGTAGAAACAGGGAGAAACGTAGTGATCATAGGTAGTGATCTTGTGCGTAAGCTTTTTAAAGGAAAAGGCTCTTATGCTGTTGGTAAACTTATCCGCATTGGTTCTAACCGTTATCGCATTATTGGTGTAATGAAAGAACGGGGTGCAAGTTCGTTTTTATCTCTTGATAATCTGGCGTTGGTTTCCTACAACAATGTGCGCCGTGTTTTTAATAGCGGCGGTAGTTACAATATCACTATAAGGGCAAATGATTTTAAACAGATGGATGCAGCTGTTGGTGAAGCAACCGGTGTATTTCGCCAGGCTCGTAAATTAAACATCAAAGAAGCTGATAATTTTTATATCGACCGAAGTGATAGTATTGTTGAAACACTCAAGAATACACTTCGGTTTGTTAAATATGCAGCATACATCATTGGAGCTATCACTTTGCTTGGTGCTGCCATTGGTTTAACCAATATCATGTTGGTGGCGGTGAGCGAACGCACAAGAGAAATAGGGTTAGCTAAATCAATTGGTGCAAAAGGTGCAAGCATCCGCACACAATTTTTATGGGAAAGTATTCTTATCAGTTTACTCGGTGCTTTCTTTGGTATTGTATTAGGAATTCTTGTTGGTAATCTTGCTGCCATCTTCTTTAAAACAGGTTTTATTGTTCCCTGGGGATGGGCTGCACTTGGCGCCATCATTTGTTTCTTTACAGGATTGCTTGCAGGTTTATACCCCGCCAGCAAAGCATCAAAGCTCGATCCGATTACAGCTTTACGTTACGAGTAA
- a CDS encoding NADH-quinone oxidoreductase subunit N has product MNLILISAIWGIVMMFSGLFLKDKSSAKTVALIGSIALLIGNIFDLSGKMIINSNFNGMLQYERFGLLFLTILVLALIMYILLSGKEVEAVGNHPFEYFALIFFVMSGAGLVALFNNLLILFIGIEIISIPLYILTGSDKRNLKGNEAALKYFLMGSFSTGIMLMGIAFLYGATGSFQLEQLDSFQMKQLIVTPQDDYKIFMLIGIVMIMVALAFKVSAAPFHFWTPDVYDGAPTVFTSFMATIVKAAVFIGFLNLFTNAFGNKTGNWQMTVAIITALTLFIGNITAVYQQSVKRMLAYSSIAQAGFMMFAVFAINDMAKQGLLLYAAAYCFATIGIFAVLVKMKDYTFDGFNGLAKKQPLVAMVLTICLVSLAGIPLTAGFFAKYFVLAAAVKTGTYLWLVIFAVVMAAVSVYYYFRVIQAMYFKEGEGQEIAITAPFKALLVTVAAVVILLGVYPSLLLNWLTFF; this is encoded by the coding sequence ATGAACCTGATTTTAATTTCGGCGATTTGGGGTATTGTGATGATGTTCAGCGGTTTGTTTTTAAAAGACAAATCGTCTGCAAAAACTGTTGCATTGATTGGATCGATCGCTTTACTGATTGGTAATATTTTTGATCTCTCCGGCAAAATGATCATCAACAGCAACTTTAACGGTATGCTGCAATACGAACGTTTTGGTTTGCTGTTCTTAACTATTCTTGTCCTTGCTCTTATCATGTACATTCTGCTCAGTGGAAAAGAAGTGGAAGCAGTGGGCAATCATCCGTTTGAATATTTTGCGTTGATCTTTTTTGTCATGAGTGGTGCAGGCTTAGTGGCTTTGTTCAACAACCTGCTTATTCTCTTCATTGGTATTGAGATCATTTCTATTCCACTATACATTCTTACCGGTTCCGATAAACGAAACCTCAAGGGTAATGAAGCTGCACTGAAGTATTTCCTGATGGGATCTTTCTCAACCGGTATCATGCTCATGGGTATTGCATTTCTTTATGGAGCAACAGGTTCGTTCCAACTGGAACAATTAGATTCTTTCCAAATGAAGCAATTAATAGTAACCCCGCAGGATGATTACAAGATATTCATGTTGATCGGAATTGTGATGATCATGGTGGCGCTGGCCTTTAAAGTGTCGGCAGCACCGTTTCATTTCTGGACACCTGATGTGTACGATGGTGCACCAACCGTGTTCACTTCATTCATGGCAACCATTGTAAAGGCAGCTGTGTTCATTGGTTTTCTGAATCTCTTTACAAATGCTTTTGGCAATAAAACAGGTAACTGGCAAATGACCGTTGCTATTATTACCGCTCTTACATTGTTCATAGGAAATATTACCGCTGTTTACCAGCAAAGTGTAAAGCGTATGCTGGCTTATTCAAGCATTGCACAGGCAGGCTTTATGATGTTTGCAGTTTTTGCCATCAATGATATGGCGAAGCAAGGTTTGCTGTTGTATGCTGCCGCTTATTGTTTCGCTACTATCGGCATATTTGCTGTGTTGGTGAAAATGAAAGATTATACGTTCGATGGTTTCAATGGCCTTGCTAAAAAGCAACCATTGGTGGCGATGGTATTAACCATATGTTTAGTCTCCCTGGCTGGTATTCCTTTAACAGCCGGGTTCTTCGCTAAATATTTTGTATTGGCAGCAGCGGTTAAAACAGGTACTTACCTGTGGCTGGTGATCTTTGCGGTTGTTATGGCAGCCGTGAGTGTGTACTATTATTTCCGTGTTATCCAGGCTATGTATTTCAAAGAAGGTGAGGGTCAGGAAATAGCTATCACTGCTCCGTTTAAGGCATTATTGGTTACAGTGGCTGCCGTGGTGATCCTGCTGGGGGTTTACCCAAGCTTGCTGCTGAACTGGCTTACATTTTTCTAG
- a CDS encoding zinc-dependent metalloprotease, protein MMKNVTLASLLLAGSLTAGLAQNRPTVPTSGGAPTPLPTGAPPTAQRASMPKPYKEVITDKAKTDEGLFKVHMVDDKWYFELPDSLLNRDILVVTRISKSAAGLSNGFSGYAGDIVNNNVIRFEKGPNNRVFLRRVSFDQRGSDENGMYKAVVNSNIQPIMQTFNVAAFGRDSISNTRSTVIDMTEFVAGDNDVLFFSTGSKSSLQLGAVQADKSYINTIKSYPINIEVKTVKTYSRGAAAPGAQTNPFSAQARSGNFTLELNSSMLLLPKVPAKPRYFDPRVGFFTRRYTDFDANPQGVKEIEMAVRWKLEPKEEDIEKYKRGELVEPKNPIIYYIDPATPKKWVNYLIQGVNDWQAAFEKAGFKNAIMGKMAPTPQEDSTWSLEDARFSAIVYKPSEVANASGPNVHDPRSGQILESHINWYHNVMSLLRNWYFIQTAAVDPGSRTMVFEDALMGELIRFVSSHEVGHTLGLRHNYGSSSTVPVDSLRNKKWVEANGHTPSIMDYARFNYVAQPEDNITRIGLFPRIGDYDKWAIEWGYRWMPEYKTAEAEVPVLQKLTTERLKNKRNWFGTETNPDDPRSQNEDLGNDAMKASGYGIKNLQRIVPNLINWTKQANESYEGLDEMYNQVQTQFGRYMGHVAKNIGGIYETPKMSEQEGAVYEYTPKSTQKEAMSFLNQQLFTTPTWLINNDIFSRTGINPQVVIANRQESVLNRIISSSTMTKLFEAEAAIGNNAYKATEVMDDLRRAIFSEVYNRKATDVYRRNLQKMFVERIITLLPGGASPLSIGGLGITLQISPSLNIKNTDAYSILKGTLRTLRNDIKLALPLTTDNMTKLHLQDLSDRITDVLENK, encoded by the coding sequence ATGATGAAAAATGTAACATTAGCATCGCTGCTGCTGGCAGGTAGCTTAACGGCAGGGCTGGCGCAAAACCGTCCCACAGTACCCACATCGGGAGGTGCTCCAACACCATTACCAACAGGTGCCCCACCAACGGCACAACGTGCCTCAATGCCCAAACCTTATAAAGAGGTCATAACCGATAAAGCCAAAACTGATGAAGGCTTATTTAAAGTACACATGGTTGATGACAAATGGTATTTTGAATTACCTGATTCATTGTTAAACAGAGACATCCTTGTTGTAACCCGCATTTCTAAATCGGCTGCAGGTCTCAGCAATGGTTTTTCAGGTTATGCAGGTGATATTGTAAATAACAATGTGATCCGTTTTGAGAAAGGACCAAACAACAGAGTGTTTTTAAGAAGAGTATCATTTGACCAACGTGGTTCAGATGAAAATGGAATGTATAAAGCAGTGGTGAATTCAAACATTCAACCCATTATGCAAACCTTTAATGTTGCTGCATTTGGCAGAGATTCTATCAGCAATACACGTTCTACCGTAATTGATATGACTGAGTTCGTTGCAGGTGACAATGATGTATTATTTTTCAGCACCGGTTCAAAATCAAGTTTGCAGTTGGGTGCGGTGCAGGCAGATAAATCGTATATCAACACCATCAAATCTTACCCTATCAATATTGAAGTAAAAACGGTTAAGACATATTCCCGTGGTGCTGCTGCCCCGGGTGCACAAACAAATCCTTTTTCAGCGCAAGCCAGAAGTGGCAACTTTACATTAGAACTGAACAGCTCTATGTTGTTGTTACCAAAAGTTCCTGCAAAGCCCCGTTACTTCGATCCACGTGTTGGCTTCTTTACACGTCGCTATACCGATTTTGATGCAAACCCACAGGGTGTAAAAGAAATTGAAATGGCCGTACGCTGGAAGCTTGAACCAAAAGAGGAGGATATTGAAAAATACAAGCGTGGTGAATTGGTAGAACCAAAGAACCCCATCATTTATTACATCGATCCTGCTACACCAAAGAAATGGGTGAACTATCTTATTCAAGGTGTAAATGATTGGCAGGCTGCCTTTGAAAAAGCAGGTTTTAAAAATGCTATCATGGGAAAGATGGCTCCTACTCCACAGGAAGATAGTACGTGGAGTTTGGAAGATGCCCGTTTCAGTGCTATTGTTTACAAGCCAAGTGAAGTAGCAAACGCAAGTGGGCCTAACGTACATGATCCACGCAGCGGACAAATCCTGGAAAGCCATATCAACTGGTATCATAATGTAATGAGCCTTTTACGCAACTGGTATTTCATCCAAACAGCTGCCGTTGATCCGGGTTCACGTACAATGGTATTTGAAGATGCATTGATGGGCGAACTGATTCGCTTTGTTTCATCACATGAAGTTGGACATACTTTAGGGCTTCGTCATAACTACGGTTCGTCTTCTACAGTTCCTGTTGATAGTTTACGTAATAAAAAATGGGTTGAAGCGAATGGCCACACACCATCTATTATGGACTATGCACGTTTTAACTATGTGGCACAACCGGAGGATAATATTACACGCATTGGTTTGTTCCCACGCATTGGTGATTATGACAAGTGGGCAATTGAGTGGGGTTATCGTTGGATGCCTGAGTACAAAACTGCAGAAGCAGAAGTACCAGTGTTGCAAAAACTCACCACTGAACGTTTAAAGAACAAACGTAACTGGTTTGGTACTGAAACAAATCCAGATGATCCACGTTCACAAAACGAAGACTTAGGTAACGATGCCATGAAAGCAAGTGGTTATGGTATTAAAAACCTTCAACGTATTGTTCCGAACCTGATCAACTGGACCAAGCAGGCAAATGAAAGTTATGAAGGTTTAGATGAAATGTACAACCAGGTACAAACACAGTTTGGACGTTACATGGGCCATGTTGCAAAAAATATTGGTGGTATTTATGAAACACCAAAGATGAGCGAACAGGAAGGTGCTGTATACGAGTACACACCAAAGTCAACACAGAAAGAAGCAATGAGTTTCTTAAATCAGCAGTTGTTTACAACTCCAACATGGTTAATCAACAACGATATCTTTAGTCGTACCGGTATTAATCCACAGGTTGTAATTGCAAACAGACAGGAATCTGTTTTGAATCGCATTATCAGTTCTTCAACCATGACAAAATTGTTTGAAGCAGAAGCTGCCATTGGCAACAATGCTTACAAAGCAACAGAAGTTATGGACGATCTGCGTCGTGCAATCTTCAGCGAAGTATATAACCGTAAAGCAACAGATGTATATCGCCGCAACCTGCAGAAAATGTTTGTTGAGCGTATCATTACATTATTGCCAGGTGGTGCTTCACCGCTTTCAATTGGTGGTCTTGGTATTACGTTACAGATTTCACCATCACTTAATATCAAAAACACAGATGCGTATTCAATTCTGAAAGGAACATTACGCACACTGCGCAACGATATTAAACTGGCCTTGCCTTTAACCACGGATAATATGACGAAACTGCACTTGCAGGATCTGAGTGATCGTATCACTGATGTATTGGAAAATAAATAA
- a CDS encoding response regulator encodes MNDQVKHILLIDDDVINNFLSREIISMYLPNAIIDAFTNPYEALRYIENKLNQKQSLPDIILLDINMPLMDGWEFLKKIDQLEQRNHFHTNVYLYTSSVYHEDRLKAKKLSYCEKRISQTSHKRSHPGNAGRLTFRFNLLFLHFACQKQPFAFISFYFFFVCCTFTLLI; translated from the coding sequence ATGAATGACCAGGTGAAACATATTTTGCTGATCGATGACGATGTTATCAATAATTTTCTCAGCAGGGAAATTATATCGATGTATTTGCCGAATGCAATCATTGATGCGTTTACAAATCCATATGAAGCCCTGCGTTATATCGAAAACAAATTGAATCAAAAACAATCGTTGCCTGATATTATTCTATTGGATATTAATATGCCTTTGATGGATGGCTGGGAGTTTCTGAAAAAGATCGATCAGCTGGAGCAGCGCAATCATTTTCATACAAATGTTTATCTCTATACTTCCTCCGTTTATCATGAGGACCGGCTGAAAGCTAAAAAGCTTTCCTATTGTGAAAAAAGAATTTCTCAAACCTCTCACAAAAGAAGCCATCCAGGAAATGCTGGCCGATTAACCTTTCGCTTCAATCTTCTTTTTCTACACTTCGCCTGTCAAAAACAGCCATTCGCATTCATAAGTTTTTACTTCTTTTTTGTTTGTTGCACTTTTACATTGTTGATTTAA